A genomic region of Homalodisca vitripennis isolate AUS2020 chromosome 5, UT_GWSS_2.1, whole genome shotgun sequence contains the following coding sequences:
- the LOC124362085 gene encoding GATA zinc finger domain-containing protein 14-like has product MELKFIVLVIFIGITCIHGKAIEVKVNVTSNATIGDSIDNLNITTPTNRTLEGFTAQDKNSDGELKTRQLNSIEFNNWRNNYFKETAPNLPQPSRYDQDQNKQYGYLERQLEAQDSNNHVVHSNVNTNQQSLQYKELNKKGKDKTVHHSENYRKHLEDLYGIKGVSHESNTDSQGTRLDSLNSKIHSRNESTRNTWETEEILSKMNVYGNIHKNGNQKGNTIGSTNNKVQTGQTQNSFTNNRDDYTKNMFESSEMMQTYWDQINNERLIKEQNSEREKSNVNHQHSQLFPGNQNGKFHSQQQTQTHDTSFDHRYETSEEKRLWEIMQHNKEHFYKHTPGKFENNNQPIKHQTTNEFFATHNHNKQSQEQKKSHDTSYNTQYDTLWETKQNNEGQFFKYPNPNDQSSNINNQPIKHQTGKGFLDTNNDNRQYHFQEHNQSHHTSKTQHMTTNEQRIWEINNNKEGRFDKYPFPRIEHISTQPIFQQYPKRIQDIGDHKIKSSSKQKTQAQQSTFETQRETSNEERFWQLINNNNEGKYVKQSHVNGNINEQPIIYATSTLFPYIGDHNRESDFHEQKQSTQDKSESWHATSKDTQVQEFLNNNNNGRFVNIETNNVKYQPKFSPDFGQKFVFGNEKHDFKNHFTTNQHKSNTKISHSKNINELMLSKLNYLSQNNEGESSASVQKMENESSNKKFNIHEHNINSNSGNFGREISNVKIDFDNKNIFDNHHRNKFMTNTTNTSTKVSGFDKYNEEYDSLYEMQGKSKEGINCTGNCKNDQDLLKNMRRFKTHLRETYL; this is encoded by the exons ATGGAACTGAAATTCATTGTACTGGTTATCTTTATAGGTATAACTTGTATACATGGGAAGGCTATAGAGGTAAAAGTTAATGTGACTAGTAATGCCACTATCGGAGACTCTATCGATAATTTAAACATCACTACGCCTACTAAC cGAACCCTAGAAGGTTTCACTGCCCAAGATAAAAACTCCGATGGAGAATTAAAAACCAGACAACTTAATTCAATCGAATTCAACAACTGGCGCAACAATTACTTTAAAGAGACTGCACCCAATCTGCCACAGCCTTCAAGATATGATCAAGATCAGAACAAGCAATATGGTTATTTAGAAAGACAATTAGAAGCTCAGGACTCCAATAATCATGTAGTACATTCCAATGTTAATACCAACCAACAAAGTCTTCAATACaaggaacttaataaaaaaggcAAAGACAAAACAGTTCACCACTCCGAAAACTATAGAAAGCATTTAGAAGATCTGTACGGCATTAAAGGAGTGAGTCATGAGTCAAACACTGACAGTCAGGGAACGAGATTAGATAGTCTTAACTCGAAAATACATTCAAGAAATGAATCGACAAGAAACACTTGGGAAACAGAGGAAATTTTGTCAAAAATGAATGTGTATGGTAACATACACAAAAATGGTAATCAAAAAGGAAATACTATTGGATCAACAAATAACAAAGTCCAGACTGGGCAAACgcaaaatagttttacaaacaaTCGAGATGATTACACAAAAAACATGTTTGAATCGTCTGAAATGATGCAAACGTATTGGGACCAGATAAATAATGAAAGACTCATAAAGGAACAGAATTCCGAAAGagaaaaaagtaatgtaaaccATCAACACTCACAATTATTTCCAGGTAACCAAAACGGAAAATTTCACTCCCAACAGCAAACTCAGACTCACGATACAAGTTTTGATCATCGATATGAGACTTCAGAGGAGAAGAGACTTTGGGAAATTATGCAGcataataaagaacatttttataaacatacacctggaaaatttgaaaacaataatcaACCCATAAAACATCAAACGACAAATGAATTCTTTGCCACACACAACCACAATAAACAATCTCAAGAGCAAAAGAAGTCTCACGATACGAGTTATAATACACAATATGATACACTCtgggaaacaaagcaaaataacGAAGGGCAGTTTTTTAAGTATCCAAATCCTAACGATCAATCCAGTAACATAAACAATCAACCTATAAAACATCAAACAGGTAAAGGATTCCTTGATACAAACAACGACAACAGGCAATATCATTTCCAAGAGCACAACCAGTCTCACCACACATCTAAAACACAACATATGACTACGAATGAGCAGCGAATTTGGGAAATCAACAATAATAAGGAAGGAAGATTTGATAAATATCCATTTCCACGAATTGAACATATCAGTACTCAGCCTATATTTCAGCAATATCCGAAAAGAATCCAAGACATTGGTGACCATAAAATAAAATCCAGTTCCAAGCAAAAAACTCAGGCTCAGCAATCAACATTTGAAACACAGCGAGAAACTTCAAACGAGGAGCGTTTTTGGCaacttataaacaataataatgaaggaaaatatgttaaacaatcaCATGTAAATGGCAATATTAACGAACAGCCTATTATATATGCAACATCAACATTATTTCCATACATAGGTGATCATAACAGAGAATCTGATTTCCATGAACAAAAGCAGTCTACTCAGGACAAATCTGAATCATGGCATGCAACTTCAAAGGACACACAAGTTCAGGAAttcctaaataataataacaatggaagatttgtaaacattgaaaccaataatgtaaaatatcaaCCTAAATTTTCACCTGATTTTGGTCAAAAATTTGTCTTTGGAAATGAAAAACATGACTTTAAAAATCACTTTACCACCAACCAACATAAGTCAAACACTAAAATAAGTCATTCTAAAAATATCAATGAATTGATGCTgagcaaattaaattatttgtcacAAAACAACGAAGGTGAATCATCAGCTTCTGTGCAAAAGATGGAAAATGAAAGTAGTAATAAGAAATTTAACATTCatgaacataatattaattcTAATTCTGGAAATTTTGGAAGAGAGATCTCAAATGTTAAGATcgattttgataataaaaatatatttgacaacCACCATCGCAATAAATTTATGACGAATACAACTAACACGTCCACCAAAGTTAGTGGGTTTGATAAATACAATGAAGAATATGATAGCTTATACGAAATGCAAGGAAAAAGTAAGGAAGGTATCAATTGTACAGGTAACTGCAAGAATGACCaggatttattaaaaaacatgcgTAGATTCAAGACACATTTAAGAGAAACATATCTATAA